The Candidatus Omnitrophota bacterium genome has a segment encoding these proteins:
- a CDS encoding cytochrome c biogenesis protein CcdA, with the protein MELSGNLFDYFIVFGAGVVASFSPCIYPLMPITAGFIAGVNTSGTKLRGFVASLIYVLGLAITYSGFGMLAVLTGRLFGSFQTSPFVPLFVSFALLFFGLVMLDVVSIPVFGKNFKRKLKPRNLWAVFLFGMVSGLVVSPCTAPILGTILLYVSSKQNWIHSFSLLFVFSYGVGFSLILVGTFTGLLAKLPKSGKWLFRIKQISALILFLAAIYFFVKAIVLFGFFSAGTPPCCISS; encoded by the coding sequence CATTTATCCTTTGATGCCGATTACAGCAGGCTTCATTGCCGGGGTCAATACTAGCGGTACAAAATTAAGAGGATTTGTTGCTTCTCTTATTTATGTGCTAGGCCTTGCAATTACTTATTCTGGCTTTGGCATGTTGGCAGTTTTGACGGGTCGTCTTTTTGGAAGTTTTCAAACAAGCCCTTTTGTGCCTCTTTTTGTTTCTTTTGCTTTATTGTTTTTTGGACTTGTGATGTTAGATGTTGTTTCGATCCCGGTATTTGGAAAGAATTTTAAACGAAAATTAAAGCCCAGGAATTTGTGGGCTGTGTTTTTATTCGGCATGGTTTCTGGGCTCGTTGTCAGCCCGTGCACAGCGCCAATTTTAGGAACAATCTTGTTATATGTTTCGTCAAAACAAAATTGGATTCATTCTTTTAGTCTTTTGTTTGTTTTTTCTTATGGGGTGGGATTTTCTTTGATTCTTGTCGGGACGTTTACCGGTCTTTTGGCAAAATTGCCAAAGTCAGGAAAATGGCTCTTTCGAATTAAGCAAATATCTGCCCTGATATTGTTTTTAGCTGCTATTTATTTTTTTGTTAAGGCGATTGTTTTGTTTGGATTCTTTTCAGCAGGTACACCGCCTTGCTGTATTTCTTCCTAA
- a CDS encoding glycine zipper domain-containing protein has product MKRISLFLAVCIFVTILVGCESVGENTKKGAGMGGLLGAVAGGVIGHQSGHGVEGALIGGAVGAIGGGTVGSGIDSKQSAQQPTEKTESGRIPIMKIVDLTEQGVPAEVIVDELKSSGSSYKIDAETIKYLEDKGVDQRVITYMVSGS; this is encoded by the coding sequence ATGAAAAGAATCAGTTTATTTTTAGCTGTTTGTATCTTTGTTACAATTCTTGTTGGGTGTGAATCTGTGGGTGAGAATACTAAAAAAGGAGCTGGCATGGGCGGGCTCTTAGGAGCTGTTGCCGGAGGCGTGATTGGTCATCAATCAGGCCATGGCGTTGAAGGAGCCTTGATTGGCGGTGCGGTTGGCGCTATCGGTGGAGGTACCGTTGGAAGCGGTATCGATAGCAAGCAATCAGCGCAACAGCCCACAGAAAAGACAGAATCAGGCCGTATTCCAATTATGAAAATTGTTGATTTGACAGAGCAAGGTGTTCCGGCAGAGGTTATTGTTGATGAGCTTAAATCATCAGGATCTTCATATAAAATAGATGCTGAGACTATCAAATATCTTGAAGATAAGGGAGTTGACCAAAGAGTTATTACTTATATGGTTTCTGGTAGCTAG